The following are from one region of the Amycolatopsis sp. QT-25 genome:
- a CDS encoding DUF2550 domain-containing protein has translation MEIAVGVLGALTVLAVVAAWYSLRWVRMRRGGGVSVALRWRPDEARSSWHLGLGRYEGDEFVWFRVWSLRTGPDRVFQRESMEIADRRDPSGTEAYAVPEGSIVLRCESATQEAIEMAMGPGALTGFLSWLESAPPGRRLPRAS, from the coding sequence GTGGAAATCGCCGTGGGTGTTCTCGGGGCCCTGACCGTCCTGGCCGTCGTCGCGGCCTGGTATTCGTTGCGGTGGGTCCGGATGCGCCGCGGTGGCGGCGTGAGCGTCGCGCTGCGGTGGCGTCCGGACGAGGCGCGGTCCAGCTGGCATCTGGGGCTGGGCCGCTACGAGGGCGACGAGTTCGTCTGGTTCCGGGTGTGGAGCCTGCGGACCGGCCCGGACCGTGTCTTCCAGCGGGAGAGCATGGAGATCGCGGACCGGCGCGACCCCTCCGGCACGGAGGCGTACGCCGTCCCCGAAGGCTCGATCGTCCTGCGGTGTGAATCCGCCACGCAGGAGGCGATCGAGATGGCGATGGGCCCCGGCGCCCTCACCGGTTTCCTCTCCTGGCTCGAGTCGGCCCCACCAGGGCGCCGCCTCCCGCGCGCCTCCTGA
- a CDS encoding F0F1 ATP synthase subunit epsilon, producing MAEISVELVAVERRLWSGTATFVVAQTTEGEIGIMAGHEPVLGQLVEGGVVKVTTTDGETVTAAVHGGFLSVTATGVSVLAESAELSHEIDVDAAKKALSGDDEQERARATAQLRAAGQSV from the coding sequence GTGGCTGAGATTTCTGTCGAGCTGGTAGCCGTCGAGCGCCGTCTCTGGTCCGGTACCGCCACGTTCGTGGTGGCGCAGACCACCGAGGGCGAGATCGGCATCATGGCCGGTCACGAGCCTGTCCTCGGTCAGCTCGTCGAGGGTGGCGTCGTCAAGGTGACGACCACCGACGGCGAGACCGTGACCGCCGCGGTGCACGGCGGATTCCTGTCGGTCACCGCGACCGGCGTGAGCGTCCTCGCCGAAAGCGCGGAGCTTTCGCACGAGATCGACGTCGATGCGGCCAAGAAGGCGCTGAGCGGCGACGACGAGCAAGAGCGGGCCAGGGCGACCGCCCAGCTCCGCGCGGCCGGTCAGTCAGTCTGA
- the atpD gene encoding F0F1 ATP synthase subunit beta: MTSTEARAKGRIVSVTGPVVDVEFPRGSVPDQFNALKVEIEFEQLRKTVTLEVASHLGDNLVRTISLQPQDGLVRGAEVTNTGGPITVPVGDKVKGHVYNALGECLDEPGYGDDLERWGIHRNPPSFDQLEGKTEMLETGLKVVDLLTPYVQGGKIGLFGGAGVGKTVLIKEMITRVARNFGGTSVFAGVGERTREGNDLFLEMSEDGVINDTALVFGQMDEPPGTRMRVALSALTMAEYFRDVQNQDVLLFIDNIFRFTQAGSEVSTLLGRMPSAVGYQPTLADEMGQLQERITSTRGRSITSMQAIYVPADDYTDPAPATTFAHLDATTELSRGVFQKGIFPAVDPLASTSTILDPAIVGEEHYRVASEVIRILQKYKELQDIIAILGMDELSEEDKLTVQRARRIERFLSQNMLVAEAFTNIPGSTVPLSETIESFDRISKGDFDHYPEQAFLGIGGLEDLEKKYKEITKK, from the coding sequence ATGACCAGTACTGAAGCCCGTGCCAAGGGGCGCATCGTCTCGGTGACCGGCCCGGTCGTCGACGTCGAATTCCCGCGCGGTTCCGTCCCCGACCAGTTCAACGCGCTCAAGGTCGAAATCGAGTTCGAGCAGCTCCGCAAGACGGTGACGCTCGAGGTCGCCAGCCACCTCGGTGACAACCTCGTCCGCACCATCTCGCTCCAGCCGCAGGACGGCCTCGTCCGTGGCGCCGAGGTCACCAACACCGGTGGCCCCATCACCGTGCCGGTGGGCGACAAGGTCAAGGGCCACGTCTACAACGCGCTCGGCGAGTGCCTCGACGAGCCCGGCTACGGCGACGACCTCGAGCGCTGGGGCATCCACCGCAACCCGCCGTCCTTCGACCAGCTCGAGGGCAAGACGGAGATGCTGGAGACCGGCCTCAAGGTCGTCGACCTGCTGACCCCGTACGTGCAGGGTGGCAAGATCGGCCTGTTCGGCGGTGCCGGCGTCGGCAAGACGGTGCTCATCAAGGAGATGATCACCCGTGTCGCCCGGAACTTCGGTGGTACCTCGGTGTTCGCCGGGGTCGGCGAGCGCACCCGTGAGGGCAACGACCTCTTCCTGGAGATGTCCGAGGACGGCGTCATCAACGACACCGCCCTCGTCTTCGGTCAGATGGACGAGCCGCCGGGCACCCGGATGCGGGTCGCGCTGTCCGCGCTGACCATGGCGGAGTACTTCCGCGATGTGCAGAACCAGGACGTGCTGCTCTTCATCGACAACATCTTCCGGTTCACCCAGGCCGGTTCCGAGGTGTCGACCCTGCTGGGCCGCATGCCTTCGGCCGTGGGTTACCAGCCGACGCTGGCCGACGAGATGGGTCAGCTCCAGGAGCGGATCACCTCGACCCGTGGCCGGTCGATCACCTCGATGCAGGCGATCTACGTCCCCGCGGACGACTACACCGACCCGGCCCCGGCCACGACGTTCGCCCACCTGGACGCCACCACCGAGCTTTCGCGTGGTGTCTTCCAGAAGGGCATCTTCCCGGCGGTGGACCCGCTGGCGTCGACGTCGACCATTCTCGACCCGGCCATCGTCGGCGAGGAGCACTACCGCGTGGCCTCCGAGGTCATCCGGATCCTGCAGAAGTACAAGGAGCTGCAGGACATCATCGCGATCCTCGGGATGGACGAGCTCTCGGAAGAGGACAAGCTCACCGTGCAGCGCGCGCGCCGCATCGAGCGGTTCCTGTCGCAGAACATGCTGGTCGCCGAGGCGTTCACGAACATCCCGGGCTCGACCGTGCCGCTGTCGGAGACCATCGAGTCCTTCGACCGCATCAGCAAGGGCGACTTCGACCACTACCCGGAGCAGGCGTTCCTGGGTATCGGTGGCCTCGAAGACCTCGAGAAGAAGTACAAGGAAATCACCAAGAAGTGA
- a CDS encoding F0F1 ATP synthase subunit gamma has translation MAAQLRELRSRIKATKSIGKITKAMELIATARITKARAKVAASRPYSDEITNVLSALAGASANLDHPLLVERPDPKRAAVLVITSDKGQCGGYNSNVLKATEELLTLLREQGKEPVLYVTGNKGLSYYRFRGREVTEGWTGFSDQPGYTNAVEAGELIVESFLNGADDEAGNADGILGVDEIHVVYTEFVSMLTQRPTAKRVAPLEVEYTEGEEEKPESLLPSYEFEPSAEKLLSALLPKYINTRIFAAMLESAASELAARRTAMKAASDNANELVNTLTREANQARQAQITQEISEIVGGANALTAAGSDD, from the coding sequence ATGGCCGCACAACTCCGAGAACTCCGGTCGCGTATCAAGGCGACCAAGTCCATCGGCAAGATCACCAAGGCGATGGAGCTCATCGCCACCGCGCGCATCACCAAGGCGCGGGCGAAGGTCGCGGCGTCCCGGCCCTACTCGGACGAGATCACGAACGTGCTCTCGGCCCTGGCCGGCGCCTCGGCCAACCTCGACCATCCGCTGCTGGTCGAGCGCCCCGACCCGAAGCGGGCGGCGGTCCTCGTGATCACCAGCGACAAGGGCCAGTGCGGTGGATACAACTCCAACGTGCTGAAGGCGACCGAGGAGCTCCTCACGCTGCTGCGTGAACAGGGCAAGGAGCCGGTGCTGTACGTGACCGGCAACAAGGGCCTGAGCTACTACCGGTTCCGCGGCCGCGAGGTGACCGAAGGCTGGACGGGTTTCTCCGACCAGCCCGGTTACACCAACGCCGTCGAAGCCGGTGAGCTCATCGTCGAGTCGTTCCTGAACGGCGCCGACGACGAGGCGGGCAACGCCGACGGCATCCTGGGTGTCGACGAGATCCACGTCGTCTACACCGAGTTCGTCTCGATGCTCACCCAGCGTCCGACCGCCAAGCGCGTCGCGCCGCTCGAGGTCGAGTACACCGAGGGCGAAGAAGAGAAGCCGGAAAGCCTGCTCCCGAGCTACGAGTTCGAGCCCAGTGCCGAGAAGCTGCTCTCCGCGTTGCTGCCGAAGTACATCAACACGCGGATCTTCGCGGCGATGCTCGAGTCGGCCGCGTCCGAACTCGCCGCCCGCCGCACCGCGATGAAGGCGGCGTCGGACAACGCGAACGAACTGGTGAACACGTTGACGCGGGAGGCGAACCAGGCCCGCCAGGCGCAGATCACCCAGGAGATCTCCGAAATCGTCGGTGGGGCGAACGCTCTCACCGCAGCAGGAAGTGATGACTGA